The sequence GCCTGCGATGAACACCTTTTACGAACCCGCCGTAGCAGATGCTAAAACGACATCAGCACCGACTGGGCAGGTGCTCAAGGGCTTATATGCCGGAGCCTACCGCTCAGACAAAGGCAAGATCAAAGGGCTGATGCTGCAAGTCGGCGAAGCTGAGTTCACCGTTAAGCTGCCCAAGTATCTGCGGCCCATGCTGGTGCGCGAACTGGCTCCCGATGACTTTGTCCAGGTGTGGGCCTACCCCGAGGGCGATCGCTGGCGGGCGATCAATGTGCTGCCTCTACCGGAGTGCGAAGCAGAAACCCTGCGCCAGCAGTGGGGCCATTTGGTTTCCGCGCCTGAGGTGCCGCAGCCCCAGAAAAAGCGACTGTGCATTGAAGTGTGCAGCAAGGGTAAATGCTTTAAGCAGGGCGGCAGACAGCTGTATCACGATCTGCAAGCCGCCGTAGACAGCGACCCTGAGTTGAGCCACGTTTCGGTCAAGGCGACGGGCTGCATGAAAGCCTGCAAGCATGGCCCCAACCTGCGCTTGCCCAGCGGCCAAATGCTGCACCGGGCCTGCCCTGCCGATGCCCTGGCAAACCTAGGGGCCAAGTGATGAATGGCCAGGCGTTTGACCCCCAACGGGTAGACCACTGGCTGGTAATCATCGCCTTTGTGGCGCTCTCTAGCTGGATTATTTGGAAGGTGTATCTCGATGGGTAGGGAGTGGGCGTGAGCCAGCATGAGATCAGTGAAGCGATTCCCCCTGCCCCCCTTGCTAAGGGGGGCGAGTGTTTGCCTACTCTCCAGAGGAAGGGGGATAAAGGACAGCTACCAGCCGAGCTTGAGGCTGTCGGGGGTGAGGAAGTGCTCCAGATGGTAGGCCCGCTCCTCGGTTTTCAGCAAAATTTGCTCGTACAGGTAGCGGGTGGCGCGATCGCCCAAACTCTCGGCCTGAGATGCCAGCCGACGAATCAACTCGATCAGCGCCTGCTCGGCTTTGAGGTCGTGGTCGATCATGATGCGGCAACGGTAGGTGTCGTCGTTTTCCATGTCAAAGCAGCACAACTCACCCAGTTTGCTAAAGCTCAGGGGTGGGATGCCACCCAAACCATGCAACCGCTCTCCCACATCGTGGGCGTGGCCCTGGGCCGCCTCGTAGCTCTCTTCAAAATAGTTGTGGAGCATGTAGTACTCAGAACCCTCCACCACAAAGTGATGCTTTTGGTACTGCAACGACAGGGCAGTAAAGCTGGCATAGAGCGTTGCCAGGCCATCCACCACGGGCTCTGTAATCGACTTCTCCAGCAAAATTGGGTTGTCTGCCACCTCGCCGTAGGTTTGCAGCAGTGTTTCAGTGATAGGCATAATCATCCCCCTTTATCAGCAGTTAAAGTGACCCCAATGTTGAGGGCCTACTTTCTGAGCCTACCTTATTTTTTTGAATCCAGCTAATAACCTTTTCTGTTTAAAAAGTATAGAAAAATGCAGAACTTGATCGTCAATATAAATAGCGAAAATGATTTTCAATAAACATTGAATCGTGTATCGAAAACGGTTTTCGATAGTTTCAAATACCTTAGCGAAAGTTACTTTCAACAATTGTAGCTAGGACACCAGGCTCAGGCTAAACCCTTCAAAAACTGTTCTCTACCTATGCCCTTAGCCAGATGTCAACTTCTGATTTATATTGGCAACGCCCCCGCTTCTTTGAGCCCAACCAACGCATGATGGAAAACGATCCACCTCTGTCTAGCTTAAGTCAGGAACCTGAATTACTCAAAACCGTTCTCAATAAAGAAGGATTTCGGTTTACGAGTCAGCGGCAAAAAATTTTGGATTTGTTTCAGTCGGCGGCTCTAGGACACCATCTCAATGCCGAAGAAATTCATCAGCAGTTGTTAAATCGGGGTGAAAAAATCAGCTTTTCTACCATTTACCGGGCGCTACACGTGATGGTGCAGCTAGGTCTGCTGCAAGAACTAGAGCTAGCAGAGGGCCGCAAATATTACGAACTCAACACTCCCTTTATGGAGCAGCACCACCACCTGGTATGTGTTCAGTGCGGGGCGGTGCAGGAGTTTGAAGATGCCACTATGACCCAGGTGGGCAGCACCGAAAGCGCTTCCCGTGGGTTTTCGCTGCTCAACTGCCAGTTTACGGTCTATGGCATTTGCCCCAATTGTCAGTCACTGTTGGGCTAAACGATGAGTCGCCGCTGCACCGATTGATTCATAGCGGCCAAAGACTAGCTCCGTTCGCGCCAGCTGCACCCCCAGCGTCAGCAGCACCACCGGAATTGCGCCCCCCCCAGTCGCGCCATAAAACCGTTCTAAAACTGCCGACTCCATTCTTTGGGCCAGCGCTCGACTACCACCTTGGTCTGGGTAAAAAACTCTACCGCGTGCGCCCCCTGCCCGTGGAGGTCGCCAAAGAAACTGTCTTTCCAGCCGCTAAAGGGGAAGAAGGCCATCGGGGCCGCCACGCCGATATTGATACCGATGTTGCCAGCGATGGCCTCGTAGCGAAACTGGCGGGCGGCGGCACCGCTGTTGGTGAACAGGCAAGCCATGTTGCCCCAGGGGCTGCGGTTCACCAGGGCGATCGCATCCTCAATGGTGTCCACCGGCATCAGCCCCAGCACGGGGCCAAAGATTTCTGTGTGGGCGATTTCTCCGGTGGGGGGCACGTTTTGCAGCACCGTGGGTTTGACGAAGTGACCCGCCTCCAGGTCGCGAACTTGGGCATGGCGACCGTCCACTAAAACCGTTGCCCCCTCGTTTACCCCGGTTTGAATCAGGCTCTCAATCCGCTGCTGGCTCTGGGCGGTAATTACCGGCCCCATCTGCACTTCGGGGTCGAGGCCGTTGCCGACCGTGCGGGTGGCGGCGGTGTGGGCGATCGCATCGGTAAACCAATCGGTCGCATCCCCCACCGTCACTGCCAGGGAGGCGGCCAGGCAGCGCTGACCGGCACAGCCAAAGGCGCTATCGGCCACAATGCGCGTGGTCATATCGCGATCGGCATCGGGCAGCACAATCACCGGGTTCTTGGCCCCGCCCTGGCACTGCACCCGTTTGCCGTGGGCTGCCGCCTGGGCATAGATATATTTGGCGACCGGGGAGGAGCCGACAAAGCTGATCGCCCGAATGGTAGGGTGCTCCAAAATCGCATCCACCGTTGCTTTGGCCCCATGCACCAGGTTCACCACGCCGGGGGGAAAGCCCGCCGCATCCAGCAGCTCGAAGATACGCTGCATGGTCAGGGGTACTTTTTCGGAGGGTTTGACGATGTAGGTGTTGCCGCAGGCCAGGGCGTAGGGCATAAACCAGAAGGGAATCATGGCGGGGAAGTTAAAGGGGGCGATCGCCGCCGCCACCCCCAGCGGCTGCCGAATCATAAACTCGTCGATGCCGCTGGCAATATCCTCCAGCACCGTGCCCTGCATCATCATCGGGATGCCGCAGGCTACCTCCACGTTCTCGATCGCCCGCCGCAGTTCACCTTTCGACTCCGCCAGGGTTTTGCCGCACTCCTGGGTGATGATCTGGGCCAGCTCGTCCAGATGGGTTTCCAGCAGGTCTTTGAGCTTAAACAGGGGCTGCACTCGCTGGGGTGGGGGCACACGACGCCAGTCTTCAAAGGCGATCGCCGCAGCACGGGCGGCCTGATCGACCTCATCTTTAGGGGAAACGGGCACCTGACCCAGCACTTCACCCGTCGCCGGGTTGTTTACTGAGAGCACATCCTCCGCCGCAGACGGCACCCACAGGCCGTTGATGTAGTTCTTTAGAATCCCCGATTGCGTCATAGCGATGCCGTGATGACTACTCACTAAGCATCATAAGCGCTGTTTTGGCCCATGATTTTCCCGCATCAAGCGCAGGCCCTGCGCTTTTCCTTAAAGGTATCTCTTGTTCCTGGGGTAGGGGCGTAGCATGCTACGCCCCTACGGGGTGCCTGATTATCAATCTGGCTTTTCCAAAGTGCAGATCTAAACGGCGGCCTTCTCTTTAGCCAAGAACTTCTCTAGCTCGGTCAGGGCGTCGGCATCGACCTTAGTCTGCATGGGGCAGAACTTGGGGCCGCACATGGAGCAAAACTCGGCGGTTTTGTAGATGTCGGCGGGCAGGGTTTCGTCGTGGTATTCCTTGGCCCGCTCGGGGTCCAGCGACAGCTCGAACTGCTTGTTCCAGTCGAAGTTGTAGCGGGCGTGGGACATGGCATCGTCGCGATCGCGTGCCCCAGGCCGATGCCGAGCAATATCCGCCGCGTGGGCAGCAATTTTGTAAGCGATGAGCCCTGCGCGCACATCCTCAGCGTTCGGCAGGCCCAGGTGTTCCTTCGGCGTCACGTAGCAGAGCATGGCCGCTCCGCTCCAGCCTGCCAGCGCCGCACCAATGGCCGAGCTGATGTGGTCGTAGCCAGCGGCAATGTCGGTGACCAGGGGACCGAGCACGTAGAAGGGTGCTTCAGCGCATTCCTCCATTTGCTTTTTGACGTTGTAGTCGATCTGATCCATAGGCACGTGGCCGGGGCCTTCGACCATGACCTGTACGTCGTGCTCCCAGGCCTGGCGGGTGAGCTGGCCCAGGGTTTTGAGTTCGGCCAGCTGGGCGGCGTCGGTGGCGTCGTGGAGGCAGCCGGGGCGCAGAGAGTCGCCCAGGCTAAAGCTGACGTCGTAGCGCTTAAAGATTTCGATGATGTCGTTGAAGTGGGTGTAGAGGGGGTTTTGCTTGTGGTGGTGCAGCATCCAGCGGGCCAGAATGCCGCCGCCGCGCGAGACAATGCCGGTAATGCGATCGCGCACCAGCGGCAAGTGCTCAATCAAAATCCCCGCGTGGATAGTCTGGTAGTCGACCCCCTGCTGGGCGTGCTTCTCAATGATGTGCAGAAAGTCATCGGCGGTGAGATTTTCGATGTTGCCGTGGACGCTCTCTAGCGCCTGATACACGGGCACCGTGCCGATGGGGATAGTCGAGGCGTTGATAATGGCGGTGCGAATGGCATCGAGATCGCCGCCTCCGGTGGATAAATCCATCAGGGTGTCGGCCCCGTACTTCACGGCCAGGTGCAGTTTGGCCACTTCCTCATTGATGTCTGACGAGTTGGGCGACGCGCCGATGTTGGCATTCACCTTGCACTTTGAGGCGATGCCGATCGCCATCGGCTCTAGGTTGGGGTGGTTGATGTTGGCGGGGATAATCATGCGGCCCCGCGCCACCTCATCGCGGATCAGGTCGGCGGGCAGGTTTTCCCGCTGGGCGACGTAGGCCATCTCTTCGGTGATCAGGCCCTGGCGAGCGTAGTGCATTTGCGACACGTTGGCGTGGCCCTGGCGTTTAGCGATCCATTCAGTTCTCATGGTTTACCTCTGGTGTGGCGCTAGAGGTTTGACCTGCATCGGGACGTAATGGCATTGAGGATGGATAACGCCGAGATGGATAGAGCGATCGCCGATGAACATCAGCAACTGGCTGAGCCTTCATCCAATACCCTGGCCTAGCGCCAGACTCGTCAATCTATCCGTTGATTCGGCTGGTGGCCTCAAGCAACGCTTTCCTCCGCTGGTATCAACCAGGTCAGGTTCTGAGGGTATGATCTCAGTCCGATGCGATCGGACACCCCTAGCTTGCTGGCATAGTACCACTGATATTCAGGGCTAGCGCGAATTAGTTACGGTTCCTCACAGAGTGCGCTGACACTCTGCTGTTGGAGGTTGCCTAGCCTAAATTATTCACTAGAACAAACCTTGGGTGAGTGAGCGGCTGACTGTAGCGATCAGATCTGTTCTTCAGCCTTAAATACTCCTACAGACAGGTAAGGCATTAGCCAACTTAGTTCTTCAGCAAGAGGAAGGGGCATCGCGGAGTTTCTAGGATGCACTTAGTGTTGTCGCAGTTTTTCTAAACGAGGGCGGCGCTACTAGATGAGGGGATGAAGCCTCTCTAAGCATGGATCAAACACTGGAAAGCCAGCTACACAAGCAGCAACCAATTGGCTTCCACCTAGACCGTTAAGAGCAGTCATGGTCTAGGAATATAGCTACCGATTTGATTTGGCAGTTAGAAAAAGCACTGTTCTTGCAGAAAGTTTTGTCGCAAGGAGTATCTTAAAATGAACGAACTTAGAATGAACGGTGAACAAAAATGTGCATTAGCACTGGGAATTATCTTTACCTTTTTAGGTGTTGCTGGTTTCATTCCCGCACTGATCAACCTGCCTACTGAAGGAATGGGAGCGAGTGTCCCGCTAGACACCAGTTCAATTCCAGTTAGCGGTGGGCCTACTTATATCACTGCTTATCTAAGAGGTTTTGGCTATTTGTTTGGGCTCTTTCCGACTAACCTCCTGCATAATATGGTTCACTTGGCTATTGGCGGCTTTGGTTTATTTTCGGCTACAGGTAAAGAAGGGGCCTTTAGGTACAATCGATTCTTTGCTATTAGCTATTTGCTGCTTGCCATCATGGGGTTGATACCGCTCTCGAATACCCTCTTTGGTATCATGCCGATCTTTGGTAACAACGTTTGGTTCAATGCTGTAACCGGGGCGATCGCAGCGTACTTCGCCTTCGTCTGGCACCCCAGCCACCCCGAATCGACGGCTCCTTCTACCCAGTAGTCATCTAATAAAAACCCGTAGGGGCGGTGTAGGGGCATAGCATGCTATGCCCCTACACCGCCCCATTTGAGATATTCATTCGGGATTTGGTCTGAGAACCTATAGCAATGGATCATTCGCCCGGTGCTGGGTATCGGTCAAACTATCAGCCAGCAGCCCATCGCTCTCCCCGTAGGCGCGGATGTCGCGGCGGAGAATACCGAAGTCAAACACCTTGGTCTTGCCGCCCTGGGCCTTGAGTTGAATCCAAATCAGACAAATCAGCGTTGACACCACAATCGGGGCGGCAAAGCTGACCAGCAGATCGCCCGCGAAGGGCAGGCCATTCCAGGGGCTAAAGTCGGGCCGGGGGAAGAACAGGGCACCGGTTGCGATCGCCGCCACTGCACTCCAAAACGCCATCGTCCCCGTCAGCCGCCGCGAGTAGAGGCCAAACAGCACCGGAAACAGCGCCCCGGCACAGACCAAATCTGCCAGCAAAAA is a genomic window of Nodosilinea sp. E11 containing:
- a CDS encoding (2Fe-2S) ferredoxin domain-containing protein is translated as MNTFYEPAVADAKTTSAPTGQVLKGLYAGAYRSDKGKIKGLMLQVGEAEFTVKLPKYLRPMLVRELAPDDFVQVWAYPEGDRWRAINVLPLPECEAETLRQQWGHLVSAPEVPQPQKKRLCIEVCSKGKCFKQGGRQLYHDLQAAVDSDPELSHVSVKATGCMKACKHGPNLRLPSGQMLHRACPADALANLGAK
- a CDS encoding Dps family protein; protein product: MPITETLLQTYGEVADNPILLEKSITEPVVDGLATLYASFTALSLQYQKHHFVVEGSEYYMLHNYFEESYEAAQGHAHDVGERLHGLGGIPPLSFSKLGELCCFDMENDDTYRCRIMIDHDLKAEQALIELIRRLASQAESLGDRATRYLYEQILLKTEERAYHLEHFLTPDSLKLGW
- a CDS encoding Fur family transcriptional regulator yields the protein MSTSDLYWQRPRFFEPNQRMMENDPPLSSLSQEPELLKTVLNKEGFRFTSQRQKILDLFQSAALGHHLNAEEIHQQLLNRGEKISFSTIYRALHVMVQLGLLQELELAEGRKYYELNTPFMEQHHHLVCVQCGAVQEFEDATMTQVGSTESASRGFSLLNCQFTVYGICPNCQSLLG
- a CDS encoding CoA-acylating methylmalonate-semialdehyde dehydrogenase; this translates as MTQSGILKNYINGLWVPSAAEDVLSVNNPATGEVLGQVPVSPKDEVDQAARAAAIAFEDWRRVPPPQRVQPLFKLKDLLETHLDELAQIITQECGKTLAESKGELRRAIENVEVACGIPMMMQGTVLEDIASGIDEFMIRQPLGVAAAIAPFNFPAMIPFWFMPYALACGNTYIVKPSEKVPLTMQRIFELLDAAGFPPGVVNLVHGAKATVDAILEHPTIRAISFVGSSPVAKYIYAQAAAHGKRVQCQGGAKNPVIVLPDADRDMTTRIVADSAFGCAGQRCLAASLAVTVGDATDWFTDAIAHTAATRTVGNGLDPEVQMGPVITAQSQQRIESLIQTGVNEGATVLVDGRHAQVRDLEAGHFVKPTVLQNVPPTGEIAHTEIFGPVLGLMPVDTIEDAIALVNRSPWGNMACLFTNSGAAARQFRYEAIAGNIGINIGVAAPMAFFPFSGWKDSFFGDLHGQGAHAVEFFTQTKVVVERWPKEWSRQF
- the thiC gene encoding phosphomethylpyrimidine synthase, giving the protein MRTEWIAKRQGHANVSQMHYARQGLITEEMAYVAQRENLPADLIRDEVARGRMIIPANINHPNLEPMAIGIASKCKVNANIGASPNSSDINEEVAKLHLAVKYGADTLMDLSTGGGDLDAIRTAIINASTIPIGTVPVYQALESVHGNIENLTADDFLHIIEKHAQQGVDYQTIHAGILIEHLPLVRDRITGIVSRGGGILARWMLHHHKQNPLYTHFNDIIEIFKRYDVSFSLGDSLRPGCLHDATDAAQLAELKTLGQLTRQAWEHDVQVMVEGPGHVPMDQIDYNVKKQMEECAEAPFYVLGPLVTDIAAGYDHISSAIGAALAGWSGAAMLCYVTPKEHLGLPNAEDVRAGLIAYKIAAHAADIARHRPGARDRDDAMSHARYNFDWNKQFELSLDPERAKEYHDETLPADIYKTAEFCSMCGPKFCPMQTKVDADALTELEKFLAKEKAAV
- a CDS encoding DUF4383 domain-containing protein; its protein translation is MNELRMNGEQKCALALGIIFTFLGVAGFIPALINLPTEGMGASVPLDTSSIPVSGGPTYITAYLRGFGYLFGLFPTNLLHNMVHLAIGGFGLFSATGKEGAFRYNRFFAISYLLLAIMGLIPLSNTLFGIMPIFGNNVWFNAVTGAIAAYFAFVWHPSHPESTAPSTQ